In Lycium ferocissimum isolate CSIRO_LF1 chromosome 11, AGI_CSIRO_Lferr_CH_V1, whole genome shotgun sequence, a single genomic region encodes these proteins:
- the LOC132037957 gene encoding anthocyanidin 3-O-glucosyltransferase 2-like — translation MKSAELVFIPAPGRGHLVSTLEMAKQLVDREDQLSITVLIIKLPSETKVPSYTKSLSSHYASRIKLLELSQPETSVNMESDTHPINFISKYINSFKDRAKDAVADIFNLSTSVKLAGFVVDMFCTSMIDVANEFGVPSYLFYTSGAAMLGLQFHFQSLISNERSAIVHNYLDSESEVPIPTYVNPVPVKCLPGIILDNDESSTVFLNHARRFRETKGIMVNTFVELESYALKALSDDEKIPPIYSVGPILNLGGGNDGHGKEYDSIMKWLDDQPNSSVVFLCFGSMGCFEEDQVKEIANALESSGYRFLWSLRQPPPKDKLQFPSEFENLEEVLPEGFLQRTKGKGKVIGWAPQVDILSHPAAGGFVSHCGWNSTLESVCSGVPMATWPVYAEQQSNAFQLVKDLGMAVEIKMDYRKDLNSRNPTVLVKAEEIENGIRQLMDSENKIRAKVRDMKEKSKAAIMEGGSSHVALGQFVETVMKI, via the coding sequence ATGAAGAGTGCAGAGTTAGTATTCATTCCTGCTCCTGGGAGGGGTCACCTTGTATCCACTCTGGAGATGGCAAAGCAACTAGTAGACAGAGAAGATCAACTTTCCATCACAGTTCTTATCATAAAACTTCCCAGTGAGACAAAAGTTCCATCATATACTAAATCTCTGTCCTCACACTACGCTTCTCGCATAAAATTGCTTGAACTTTCTCAACCTGAGACGTCAGTTAATATGGAGAGTGATACTCATCCCATAAATTTTATATCCAAGTACATCAACAGCTTCAAAGATCGTGCCAAAGATGCTGTTGCTGATATCTTTAATTTGTCTACCTCTGTGAAGCTCGCGGGATTTGTAGTAGACATGTTCTGCACTTCAATGATTGATGTGGCGAACGAGTTTGGAGTCCCAAGTTATCTCTTCTACACTTCTGGTGCAGCTATGCTTGGACTCCAATTCCATTTTCAAAGTCTAATAAGCAATGAACGCAGCGCGATAGTGCATAATTACCTCGACTCTGAATCAGAAGTACCGATCCCAACTTACGTTAACCCAGTTCCAGTCAAATGTTTGCCTGGGATTATCCTAGACAACGATGAAAGTAGCACCGTGTTCCTCAATCATGCACGAAGATTCAGGGAGACGAAAGGGATTATGGTGAACACTTTCGTTGAGCTTGAGTCGTACGCTTTGAAAGCTCTCTCTGATGATGAGAAAATCCCACCAATCTATTCAGTTGGGCCTATTCTAAACCTTGGAGGTGGTAATGATGGTCATGGAAAAGAATATGATTCGATTATGAAGTGGCTTGATGACCAGCCTAATTCATCAGTGGTGTTCCTCTGCTTCGGAAGCATGGGGTGTTTTGAAGAAGATCAGGTGAAGGAAATAGCAAATGCTCTAGAGAGCAGTGGCTACCGGTTCTTGTGGTCGCTAAGGCAACCGCCACCAAAAGACAAGCTACAGTTCCCAAGCGAATTCGAGAATCTTGAGGAAGTTTTGCCGGAGGGATTCTTGCAAAGGACTAAAGGAAAGGGAAAGGTGATAGGATGGGCCCCGCAGGTGGATATTTTATCTCATCCTGCAGCAGGAGGATTCGTGTCGCATTGTGGGTGGAATTCGACTCTGGAGAGTGTTTGTAGTGGGGTGCCGATGGCAACATGGCCAGTGTATGCAGAGCAACAGAGCAATGCGTTTCAACTAGTGAAGGATTTGGGGATGGCAGTGGAGATTAAGATGGATTACAGGAAAGATTTGAACAGCAGAAACCCAACAGTACTGGTGAAAGCagaggagatagaaaatggtaTTAGGCAGCTGATGGATTCAGAGAATAAAATCAGGGCCAAGGTGAGGGATATGAAGGAGAAAAGCAAAGCAGCAATCATGGAAGGTGGTTCATCACATGTAGCTCTAGGGCAATTTGTTGAGACTGTCATGAAGATCTAA
- the LOC132038583 gene encoding transcription termination factor MTERF9, chloroplastic-like, whose amino-acid sequence MLVKGRAISSLIFKFEGNNGFLFQYSTVAATTPTHLIVNYLINSLGFSEQEAISASAKVTRINSFKNPDISVNFLKQTGFNDTHIKTLVSKSPELLFHDVEKNLKPKLQCLMELGLSGSDLVSVLMRDCSFFNRGLDTHIRPVINCLRNLLGSDENVVKVIKRTSWLISYNSCMTIEANLNLLQSFGCSNDKIKNFVLTCPKILKISTKRLEEMLHRVEKDVGISRDAVMFYHIVGVLACFSESTVDMKFGIFKSFGWSDTDILTMLQKLPYCVGLSEARIQTALTILMEELGYKSIYIATHPSLLAYSLEKRLIPSYEMWKLVNEKNLIKSRREFYTVMTWPKSKFLEKYVLPVKAELPDLYDLYIKRIGK is encoded by the coding sequence ATGCTTGTCAAAGGTCGGGCTATATCTTCTTTAATATTCAAATTTGAGGGCAACAATGGGTTTCTCTTTCAATACTCAACAGTTGCAGCAACTACCCCAACCCATCTCATTGTAAATTACCTCATCAACTCTCTAGGATTCTCCGAACAAGAAGCAATCTCTGCATCTGCCAAGGTAACCCGCATTAATTCTTTCAAGAATCCAGATATATCTGTCAATTTCTTGAAACAGACAGGTTTTAACGACACCCACATCAAAACCTTGGTTTCCAAGTCCCCAGAACTATTATTCCATGATGTTGAAAAAAACCTTAAACCCAAATTACAGTGTCTTATGGAACTTGGGTTATCAGGTTCTGATTTAGTCAGTGTCCTCATGAGAGATTGCTCATTTTTTAACAGAGGATTAGATACTCATATAAGACCTGTCATAAATTGTCTTAGAAATTTATTGGGTAGTGATGAAAATGTGGTTAAGGTTATAAAGAGAACTTCTTGGTTGATTAGTTATAATAGTTGTATGACTATCGAAGCTAATCTGAATTTATTGCAATCGTTTGGCTGTTCAAATGATAAGATCAAGAATTTTGTGCTTACATGTCCCAAAATTCTTAAAATTAGTACCAAGAGGCTTGAGGAAATGCTGCATAGGGTGGAAAAAGATGTTGGAATTTCTCGTGATGCCGTAATGTTTTACCACATCGTTGGTGTACTTGCTTGCTTCAGTGAATCGACTGTAGACATGAAATTCGGAATATTCAAGAGTTTTGGGTGGTCTGACACGGATATTCTGACCATGTTGCAAAAGCTACCTTATTGTGTAGGCCTATCAGAGGCACGGATTCAAACTGCATTGACAATTTTGATGGAAGAACTCGGATACAAGTCTATTTACATAGCTACTCACCCTTCGCTTTTAGCATACAGTTTGGAGAAGAGGCTAATACCTAGTTATGAAATGTGGAAACTCGTAAATGAAAAGAATCTGATAAAGAGTAGGCGGGAGTTTTACACAGTTATGACATGGcccaaatcaaaatttttggAGAAGTATGTGCTGCCTGTCAAAGCTGAACTGCCTGACTTGTATGATTTGTACATCAAGAGGATAGGAAAATAG